Proteins found in one Sporosarcina sp. FSL K6-3457 genomic segment:
- a CDS encoding b(o/a)3-type cytochrome-c oxidase subunit 1, translating into MATTELKLSKKESKLYMSFMYVTYTALLIGGLMGLLQTFVRSGKYTLPFNIDYYTILTVHGVILGLVLTTFFIIGFQFSLMGKTVGISNKQMKVAWFSFWIMVIGTVMAATTILVGEASVLYTFYAPLRAHPAFYIGLALVIVGSWVAAFVNFRQLYVWKKAHKGEKSPLLAFMVTINMIMWFIASLGVASSVLIQFIPWSLGYSETINVLLSRTLFWYFGHPLVYFWLLPAYMAWYAIIPKIIGGKLFSDSLARLAFILLLMFSIPVGFHHQLTEPGIDPTWKFIQVVLTFMVIIPSLMTAFSIFATFEETGRKKGFTSLFGWFKKLPWKDVRFLAPFIGMVAFIPGGAGGIVNASYQMNALIHNTIWVTGHFHLTAATTVILTFFGITYWLVPHLTGRRLTPKLNKLGIIQTFVWTIGMTIMSTSMHIQGLLGGPRRSNFSEYAGGEQVATWISYQVSQAVGGTILFIGILLMIHIFIQLTFFAPRGVEEYPIAQESEDAQPTPKFLENWYLWIGITIALILFAYTIPVIDILKYSPPGSIPFDWPIGR; encoded by the coding sequence ATGGCAACAACGGAATTAAAACTATCTAAAAAAGAATCTAAGTTATACATGTCCTTTATGTACGTTACGTATACAGCATTGCTCATCGGTGGTTTAATGGGGCTCTTACAAACATTCGTCCGCTCCGGTAAGTATACATTACCATTCAATATCGATTACTATACTATTCTAACTGTACACGGCGTCATTCTCGGTCTTGTTCTTACAACGTTTTTCATCATCGGCTTCCAATTCTCACTTATGGGGAAAACAGTTGGTATTTCCAACAAGCAGATGAAGGTTGCATGGTTCTCCTTCTGGATAATGGTTATCGGAACAGTTATGGCTGCTACTACGATTCTTGTTGGTGAGGCTTCTGTTCTATACACATTTTATGCACCACTACGTGCACATCCAGCGTTTTATATTGGCCTTGCACTTGTGATTGTAGGTAGCTGGGTTGCGGCATTCGTCAACTTCCGCCAGCTTTATGTATGGAAAAAAGCACATAAAGGTGAAAAATCACCTTTGCTTGCATTTATGGTTACCATCAATATGATTATGTGGTTCATCGCTTCTCTTGGGGTTGCATCATCAGTTCTAATCCAGTTCATTCCATGGTCACTCGGCTACTCTGAAACGATTAATGTCTTATTAAGCCGTACATTGTTCTGGTATTTCGGACACCCACTTGTCTATTTCTGGTTGCTTCCTGCTTATATGGCTTGGTATGCAATTATCCCAAAAATTATCGGTGGAAAGTTATTCAGTGATTCACTTGCTCGATTAGCTTTTATTCTATTACTAATGTTCTCAATTCCGGTAGGATTCCACCATCAGCTCACCGAACCTGGTATCGATCCTACGTGGAAATTCATCCAAGTTGTCTTGACATTTATGGTGATCATTCCATCACTTATGACTGCGTTCTCCATTTTCGCTACATTTGAAGAAACGGGTCGTAAAAAAGGATTTACTAGTCTTTTTGGCTGGTTTAAGAAATTACCGTGGAAAGATGTACGTTTTCTTGCTCCATTCATCGGAATGGTTGCATTCATTCCAGGTGGTGCGGGCGGTATTGTCAATGCATCCTATCAAATGAATGCACTTATCCATAATACAATTTGGGTAACAGGTCACTTCCACTTAACTGCGGCAACAACAGTTATTTTAACATTTTTCGGAATTACGTACTGGCTTGTTCCACATTTAACAGGCAGAAGACTAACGCCGAAGTTAAATAAACTCGGAATTATTCAGACATTTGTTTGGACAATTGGTATGACGATTATGTCTACTTCTATGCATATCCAGGGATTGCTAGGCGGACCACGTCGTTCTAATTTTTCCGAATATGCTGGCGGCGAACAGGTAGCCACTTGGATTAGTTATCAAGTTTCACAAGCAGTTGGCGGAACAATTCTTTTCATCGGTATTCTCTTGATGATTCACATTTTTATCCAACTCACATTCTTTGCACCACGTGGCGTTGAAGAATATCCGATTGCACAAGAATCAGAAGATGCACAACCTACACCGAAGTTTCTTGAAAACTGGTATTTATGGATTGGTATTACGATTGCGCTTATCTTGTTCGCATACACAATTCCAGTTATCGATATTCTGAAATATTCACCCCCAGGCTCAATTCCATTCGATTGGCCGATTGGTAGGTAA
- a CDS encoding NAD-dependent malic enzyme — translation MRNLIIETPSVPGNFAKVAMAIGQLEGDIGDIQTIKVGTLSTIRDIAVQCLNERHLLTIVEAINEIGEGISVHAVTDDVLQAHEGGKIHMKGRFEIRSLGDLRRVYTPGVANVCEVIKNDPEQARYFTGISNTVAIVTDGTAILGLGNIGPVAGMPVMEGKAVLFDQFAGISGIPILLDTSDPDQVVETVKHIHKSFGGILLEDIGSPHCFEIEERLKAELSIPVMHDDQHGTAVVTLASVLSACKQSGVELADSVVGQIGLGAAGLAISRMLMAYGVKEMRGIDRNVEACERLVQHGGTVLDSLDELMKTCDIIVATTGVAGLIKPEMVRKGQIILALSNPNAEITPEEALKAGAAFAADGRLVNNILGFPGIFRGALNAYAKEITYPMLIAAALAIVDSTKPGDLVPHPLDPNVHQNVAAAVERVANDGN, via the coding sequence ATGCGTAATCTTATTATTGAAACGCCTTCAGTGCCGGGCAATTTTGCCAAGGTGGCCATGGCGATTGGTCAATTAGAAGGTGATATAGGGGATATCCAGACGATTAAGGTAGGAACATTATCAACAATACGTGATATTGCCGTTCAATGTTTGAATGAAAGGCATTTGTTGACAATCGTTGAGGCGATAAATGAGATAGGAGAAGGAATCAGTGTTCACGCTGTGACAGATGATGTCTTGCAAGCGCATGAGGGCGGTAAAATCCATATGAAAGGGCGATTTGAAATCCGTTCATTGGGAGATTTACGCCGCGTCTATACACCAGGCGTTGCAAACGTTTGTGAAGTCATTAAGAACGATCCAGAGCAAGCAAGATACTTTACGGGCATTTCAAATACTGTTGCGATTGTGACAGATGGGACTGCAATTCTAGGTCTTGGTAATATCGGACCAGTAGCGGGCATGCCAGTCATGGAAGGTAAGGCTGTCTTATTCGATCAATTTGCGGGTATAAGTGGCATTCCAATTTTACTGGATACAAGTGATCCCGATCAGGTTGTTGAAACAGTGAAGCATATCCATAAAAGCTTTGGTGGCATTTTACTTGAAGACATTGGATCACCACATTGCTTTGAGATTGAAGAACGCTTGAAAGCTGAGCTGTCTATTCCAGTTATGCATGATGACCAGCATGGTACGGCTGTCGTGACACTGGCTTCTGTCCTATCTGCTTGTAAGCAATCAGGCGTGGAGCTTGCTGATTCGGTTGTTGGACAAATTGGTTTAGGTGCCGCTGGACTTGCTATCAGCCGTATGCTCATGGCTTACGGTGTGAAAGAGATGCGCGGTATTGACCGCAATGTAGAAGCATGCGAGCGACTGGTTCAACATGGTGGAACCGTCTTAGATTCGTTAGACGAACTCATGAAGACATGCGATATTATTGTGGCGACAACAGGTGTTGCCGGGCTTATCAAGCCAGAAATGGTACGTAAAGGACAGATTATCCTGGCATTATCTAATCCGAATGCTGAAATTACACCAGAAGAGGCGCTGAAAGCAGGCGCAGCATTTGCAGCAGATGGTCGTTTGGTCAATAATATTCTAGGCTTCCCAGGTATTTTCCGGGGTGCCCTCAATGCCTATGCGAAAGAAATCACTTACCCAATGCTGATTGCAGCAGCACTAGCTATCGTCGATAGTACAAAGCCGGGCGATCTTGTTCCGCACCCACTTGACCCGAACGTCCACCAAAACGTAGCAGCAGCAGTGGAGCGTGTAGCGAACGACGGTAATTAA
- a CDS encoding methyl-accepting chemotaxis protein, which produces MKTIRAKIWSGFGLVIVLVVMLALYGATGIKSLVASSSDLTNEQLPMLITDSRLTLNIAERVAMSRGYMLYGDTKYLDEFNRLTEASKILQDELEKTTKSEEVGRLIAASIEWRQVLVEQVFPAVKARKNLEAGRIDREIAEPLAHEIMEGFNALATERQDFIVADSMSNTKYGETTQIINIVIAILVILLAVIISFFMARSISRPVVMVSQRMERMAEGILNDPPLQTKLKDEVGQQVHSINKMREAMQNILIDTLAISRQVNGRGIELTETSAIVSDSTNQIAATMEQLAAGSEAQANTASNMAEMVGVVFEDIQHANEAGEQVVASSRAILERTASGNDMMESSVQQMNTIYGVVNDSVETIKQLDNQTKEISTLVTVISEIAGQTNLLALNAAIEAARAGEHGKGFAVVADEVKKLAEQVADSVSEITTIVNNVQEGSSSAVTALEGGYTSVTDGKQKVLDTGIVFEEISELVTTMNEQTSVMSKDLHHLEEIGSKLTEGVTEVASIAEESAAGVQQTTASAEHSSHQVEAMREGVTELSNLANELEVSVKRFAIE; this is translated from the coding sequence TTGAAGACGATTCGTGCGAAAATATGGTCCGGTTTTGGTTTAGTAATTGTACTAGTAGTTATGTTGGCGTTATATGGAGCCACGGGCATTAAAAGTCTTGTTGCATCATCTAGCGATCTAACGAATGAGCAATTACCTATGCTTATTACAGATTCACGACTTACTTTAAATATAGCTGAACGGGTTGCTATGTCTAGGGGGTATATGTTGTACGGAGATACGAAGTATCTTGATGAGTTCAACCGTTTAACTGAAGCAAGTAAAATACTTCAGGATGAACTTGAAAAGACTACTAAATCTGAAGAAGTGGGGCGTTTGATTGCGGCGAGTATTGAGTGGAGGCAAGTATTGGTGGAGCAAGTATTTCCAGCCGTTAAAGCAAGAAAAAATCTGGAGGCTGGACGAATAGATCGTGAAATTGCGGAGCCACTTGCGCATGAAATAATGGAAGGCTTCAATGCGCTTGCTACAGAGCGACAAGATTTTATAGTAGCTGATAGTATGAGCAATACCAAATATGGTGAAACAACACAAATTATAAACATTGTCATTGCAATTTTAGTTATTTTGCTTGCAGTTATCATTAGTTTTTTTATGGCGCGAAGTATTTCACGGCCAGTAGTAATGGTTTCGCAGCGAATGGAACGAATGGCAGAAGGGATTTTAAACGATCCTCCTCTTCAAACGAAGTTAAAAGACGAGGTGGGGCAGCAAGTCCATTCCATCAATAAAATGAGAGAAGCGATGCAAAATATTTTGATTGATACGCTTGCTATTTCCCGTCAAGTGAATGGTAGAGGTATAGAGTTGACTGAAACGTCTGCGATTGTTAGTGACTCGACCAATCAAATTGCTGCAACGATGGAACAGCTTGCTGCAGGGTCAGAAGCACAGGCGAATACTGCTTCAAATATGGCTGAAATGGTCGGAGTCGTTTTTGAAGATATTCAACATGCCAATGAAGCAGGGGAGCAAGTGGTTGCATCTTCACGAGCCATCTTGGAGAGAACAGCAAGCGGTAATGACATGATGGAGAGCTCCGTTCAACAAATGAATACCATTTACGGGGTAGTTAATGACTCTGTTGAAACGATTAAACAGTTAGATAATCAGACGAAAGAGATTTCAACACTCGTCACAGTCATCAGTGAAATTGCAGGGCAAACGAACTTACTTGCACTTAACGCAGCAATCGAGGCAGCACGCGCGGGAGAGCATGGCAAAGGATTTGCTGTTGTAGCTGACGAAGTGAAGAAACTTGCAGAACAGGTTGCTGATTCTGTTAGTGAAATTACAACAATCGTTAATAACGTGCAGGAAGGATCCTCAAGTGCTGTCACAGCACTTGAAGGTGGTTACACAAGCGTTACAGACGGCAAACAAAAAGTGCTTGATACCGGCATCGTATTTGAGGAGATTTCAGAGCTAGTGACAACAATGAATGAACAGACGAGCGTCATGTCCAAAGATCTTCATCACCTCGAAGAAATTGGCAGTAAATTGACGGAAGGCGTGACGGAAGTTGCCTCAATCGCTGAAGAATCGGCTGCGGGCGTGCAGCAAACAACAGCATCTGCTGAGCACTCCTCCCATCAGGTTGAAGCAATGAGAGAAGGCGTGACGGAGCTATCTAATCTTGCCAACGAACTGGAAGTATCAGTCAAGCGATTTGCTATCGAATAA
- the brnQ gene encoding branched-chain amino acid transport system II carrier protein — MQKNFIIGLMLFALFLGAGNIIFPPLLGQMAGEELWISMVGFLITGVGLPLVAVLAIAYSGGSLQTIASRVNPTFGIIFTLVIYMAIGPFFGIPRTATVSYEIGIVPFLPASVSSAGWPLAVFTIVFFIITLALALNPAKLVDRIGKILTPILFLVIGALAVKSVVSPMGNIGQAQGEYVTSPFFRSFVEGYLTMDVIAALVFGIVVINALKAEGVTERPAIMKAMAIAGVVAAAGLALVYISLGFIGATSVDAIGLQDNGGAVLALASTVMFGSFGTTILALTIIFACLTTSIGLVSACAQFFVQLLPQYSYKTFVFIFAGFSALVANVGLTQLISFSVPVLLMVYPLAIVLMLMSFIDKWFDRQPIVYIFALVATTFVSVFDGLRGAGIDIKPVTSILSHLPLYEQQIGWLVPAIVGALIGVFLRPLFKKRV, encoded by the coding sequence ATGCAAAAAAACTTCATCATTGGACTTATGCTCTTCGCTTTGTTCCTTGGTGCGGGTAATATCATTTTTCCACCACTTCTTGGACAAATGGCCGGAGAAGAACTATGGATTTCGATGGTGGGTTTTCTCATTACTGGTGTAGGCTTACCTCTTGTAGCTGTGCTGGCGATTGCCTATTCGGGCGGTAGCTTGCAAACAATCGCTTCACGAGTGAACCCTACTTTTGGTATTATTTTCACATTGGTCATCTATATGGCCATCGGTCCGTTTTTCGGTATTCCTCGAACAGCAACAGTTTCCTATGAAATTGGGATTGTCCCATTTCTACCTGCTAGTGTTTCGAGTGCAGGCTGGCCACTTGCCGTATTTACCATCGTCTTCTTCATCATCACACTGGCACTTGCGCTAAATCCTGCGAAACTTGTCGATCGCATTGGTAAAATACTAACACCTATCTTATTCCTTGTAATTGGGGCACTAGCTGTGAAAAGTGTTGTATCGCCGATGGGGAACATCGGACAGGCACAAGGCGAATATGTAACAAGTCCATTTTTCCGTAGCTTTGTTGAGGGCTATTTAACTATGGATGTCATTGCCGCACTTGTCTTCGGTATTGTCGTCATTAACGCGCTAAAAGCAGAAGGCGTGACCGAACGACCTGCGATTATGAAAGCGATGGCCATTGCCGGGGTTGTCGCTGCTGCTGGACTCGCACTGGTCTACATATCACTCGGATTTATCGGAGCGACGAGCGTTGATGCCATTGGACTACAAGATAATGGGGGCGCAGTGCTTGCACTTGCATCTACCGTCATGTTTGGTTCTTTTGGAACGACTATCCTAGCATTGACCATCATTTTCGCCTGTTTGACAACATCCATTGGTCTAGTCTCTGCCTGTGCTCAATTTTTTGTACAATTGCTGCCGCAGTATTCCTATAAGACCTTTGTCTTCATCTTTGCAGGCTTCAGCGCATTGGTGGCTAACGTTGGATTGACACAACTGATTTCATTCTCAGTTCCAGTCCTGCTTATGGTATACCCACTTGCTATTGTACTAATGCTTATGTCGTTCATCGACAAATGGTTTGACAGGCAACCAATTGTCTATATTTTTGCGCTTGTCGCAACTACATTCGTTAGTGTTTTTGACGGATTACGCGGGGCTGGTATCGATATCAAGCCTGTTACATCGATACTTTCCCATCTCCCGCTCTATGAACAGCAGATTGGCTGGCTCGTTCCAGCAATTGTCGGAGCACTCATCGGTGTCTTCCTCAGACCGCTGTTTAAAAAACGGGTTTAG
- a CDS encoding SCP2 sterol-binding domain-containing protein, translated as MAIDFGTMQMTDIWYEIDVKLNEETGPIEGMNVSYSFDLSGEDGGLFGLKLTDGKSKTISGDPGEVDCALTMSVKDFKKLLAGNLNSTAAFMMGKLKVKGNMGLALKLEGLLKQYSF; from the coding sequence ATGGCAATTGATTTTGGGACAATGCAGATGACTGATATTTGGTATGAAATCGATGTAAAATTGAACGAGGAAACAGGGCCGATTGAGGGGATGAACGTCTCCTATTCATTCGACTTATCTGGTGAGGACGGCGGATTATTCGGATTGAAACTGACAGACGGCAAGTCGAAGACAATCTCCGGAGATCCAGGCGAAGTCGATTGTGCACTTACGATGAGTGTCAAAGATTTCAAGAAGTTATTGGCAGGCAATTTGAATTCAACCGCTGCCTTTATGATGGGCAAACTCAAAGTAAAAGGTAATATGGGCCTTGCATTAAAACTTGAAGGATTATTGAAACAGTATTCGTTTTAA
- a CDS encoding methyl-accepting chemotaxis protein, producing MKKTNQIARKLSALIIGLFLVLFTAYTIVTSAILHKQSIQDAEEAAISNTELYASMMSDRLKKTNEMLHTTKHIFETLQAQGNLTANEIISVIENNLANHEDAMGMAAIFEKGSIPIEPSVNSNLVDRAQRFIPYLYKDGDLIHVEGLSDYEIEGEGDWYLIPKKDKRAILTEPYDYSAGGEIVPMTTISVPLITKSGTFFGVLTTDLSIDFLNDLVNTIEPEGGYASIITEAGFLTANSLNEELNGTNMRDTLDWDAIKNTLHTGDISTLYVDSNRLNENSFNVFAPVVLHDISDTWAVQTVVPKSKVLETYNAILFLTIISAIVMVAAMSTATFWFIFKQLKPLAYLRDSIETAAAGDLTKNVDEKYIQSDEIGAVALAYNHMLQQTNDAIHTVLDSATQLNQSSSQVHEVFEEIVASSQEVSLATDEIAHGASKQSEDTEETSGRIFDLSDQMDSLAVLSTNMNDLSKQTGESTEIGMTEVRRLREHNAATNEMNAKVQLQIETLTAKITDINQVIASIHGITAQTNLLALNASIEAARAGEHGKGFAVVAEEVRKLAEQSRSETDVIQQTVQEILLESQQTVEVITANIQLMEDQNQSVTSTESSFVQNAELAQQMGESIDELATKLADMMEHKDQALLAVQSVAAISEQTAASAEQVSASAAAQQGELERVADSTNHMHTIAQELQEVVNRFKLS from the coding sequence ATGAAAAAAACAAATCAAATTGCCCGGAAATTATCCGCATTGATCATCGGTCTATTCTTGGTTTTATTTACAGCCTATACAATCGTCACAAGTGCGATTTTACATAAACAAAGTATTCAAGATGCCGAGGAGGCCGCAATTAGTAATACTGAATTATATGCTTCTATGATGAGTGACCGATTGAAAAAAACGAATGAAATGCTCCATACAACAAAACATATTTTTGAAACCTTACAGGCACAAGGTAATTTGACTGCCAACGAAATCATTAGTGTCATTGAAAATAATTTAGCAAACCACGAAGATGCTATGGGAATGGCTGCGATTTTTGAAAAGGGCTCCATTCCAATTGAACCTTCTGTCAATAGTAATCTAGTCGATCGGGCACAGCGCTTTATTCCTTATCTTTATAAAGATGGAGACTTGATTCATGTCGAAGGGCTTAGTGACTATGAGATTGAAGGTGAAGGAGATTGGTACTTGATTCCCAAAAAGGACAAGCGGGCTATTTTAACAGAGCCTTATGATTATAGTGCCGGTGGTGAAATCGTTCCTATGACAACGATTTCTGTACCATTGATCACGAAGTCGGGTACTTTTTTCGGTGTGCTGACAACAGATCTGTCTATTGATTTTTTAAATGACTTAGTCAACACGATTGAACCGGAAGGCGGATATGCCAGCATTATTACAGAGGCAGGATTTTTAACGGCCAACAGCCTAAATGAGGAATTGAACGGCACAAATATGCGGGATACCTTAGATTGGGATGCTATTAAAAATACACTCCATACAGGTGATATTTCAACTCTCTACGTCGATTCTAATCGGCTAAATGAAAACTCCTTTAACGTATTTGCACCTGTAGTACTGCATGATATTTCCGATACGTGGGCTGTGCAAACCGTTGTACCGAAATCAAAAGTATTGGAAACGTATAATGCTATTTTATTCTTAACCATCATTTCTGCAATCGTCATGGTCGCGGCTATGTCGACCGCTACTTTTTGGTTCATCTTTAAGCAATTAAAGCCGCTTGCATATTTACGTGATTCCATTGAAACGGCAGCCGCTGGTGATTTGACGAAAAATGTCGATGAAAAATATATTCAATCCGATGAAATTGGCGCGGTTGCGCTAGCCTATAACCATATGCTACAACAGACCAATGATGCCATTCATACCGTCTTGGACTCTGCTACTCAACTTAACCAGTCATCCAGTCAGGTACATGAGGTGTTTGAAGAAATTGTGGCTTCGAGTCAGGAAGTATCACTGGCAACTGACGAAATTGCACACGGTGCATCCAAGCAATCGGAGGATACAGAAGAAACAAGCGGACGCATTTTCGACCTATCTGACCAAATGGATTCACTCGCTGTTCTATCCACTAACATGAACGATTTGTCCAAGCAAACAGGTGAGTCGACCGAAATTGGTATGACAGAAGTACGAAGGCTACGCGAACACAATGCTGCTACGAATGAAATGAATGCAAAAGTACAGCTACAAATTGAAACGCTAACGGCGAAAATAACAGACATTAACCAAGTCATTGCGTCTATTCATGGCATTACTGCACAAACAAATTTGCTGGCACTCAATGCCAGTATTGAAGCTGCACGTGCCGGCGAACATGGTAAAGGCTTTGCGGTCGTAGCGGAAGAAGTACGAAAGTTAGCTGAGCAATCGCGCTCCGAAACGGACGTCATTCAGCAAACAGTTCAAGAGATTCTACTCGAATCTCAACAAACAGTTGAGGTCATTACGGCCAATATTCAATTGATGGAGGACCAAAATCAGTCTGTAACGAGCACAGAATCTTCCTTTGTCCAGAATGCAGAGCTGGCACAGCAAATGGGAGAATCTATCGACGAGTTAGCTACTAAGCTTGCAGATATGATGGAACATAAAGACCAGGCGTTACTAGCTGTTCAAAGCGTTGCCGCCATTTCAGAACAAACTGCTGCCTCTGCTGAACAAGTTAGTGCTTCTGCGGCGGCACAGCAAGGTGAGCTTGAACGCGTCGCAGATTCTACGAATCATATGCACACCATTGCGCAAGAGCTACAAGAGGTTGTGAATCGATTTAAGTTGTCGTAA
- a CDS encoding SDR family NAD(P)-dependent oxidoreductase: MKKALVLGASGGMGYALVKELVSRGVEVVAFARREDKLKMLFGQQQNVKIYAGDALVEGEVSRAAQGVDVIFHAINFPYQVWNTTHLLCTDIVIRVAEKQQAKIALVDNIYAYGAQHNEKVMEDTMKEPHTKKGKIRLAMENKLKASHVPSLIVHFPDFYGPFAESTMLYETLKNVVQHKSANFVGSTHVAREFVYTFDGAKAMVELALRENTYNQNWNIPAVYPITGEELIKIIREETGYQKSIRPVSKTMIRFIGMFQPFMREVVEMMYLTETPVILSGQKYEAEIGAVPATSYQEGIKATLGWMMGPDLKVSNEREVTPQ; this comes from the coding sequence ATGAAAAAGGCATTAGTATTAGGCGCATCAGGTGGAATGGGGTATGCATTGGTGAAGGAATTGGTTTCACGTGGGGTCGAAGTCGTTGCATTTGCTAGGAGAGAAGACAAGTTGAAGATGCTTTTCGGCCAGCAACAAAACGTGAAAATCTATGCGGGAGATGCATTAGTGGAAGGAGAAGTATCACGAGCGGCCCAAGGGGTAGACGTAATTTTTCATGCTATCAATTTCCCCTACCAGGTCTGGAATACGACACATCTTTTATGTACGGACATTGTGATTCGTGTTGCGGAAAAACAGCAAGCGAAAATTGCACTAGTCGATAATATATATGCATATGGCGCACAACATAATGAAAAGGTTATGGAGGATACAATGAAGGAGCCACACACGAAAAAAGGGAAAATTCGTTTAGCGATGGAGAACAAATTGAAAGCAAGTCATGTTCCTTCGTTGATCGTTCATTTCCCAGATTTTTATGGACCATTTGCAGAGAGTACGATGCTCTATGAAACACTCAAAAATGTCGTTCAGCATAAATCAGCAAATTTTGTTGGAAGCACTCACGTAGCAAGAGAATTTGTATATACCTTCGATGGTGCGAAGGCCATGGTAGAGCTTGCCCTTCGAGAGAATACTTACAATCAAAATTGGAACATCCCAGCGGTCTACCCGATAACAGGTGAGGAACTGATCAAGATTATACGTGAAGAAACTGGGTATCAAAAATCTATTCGACCAGTATCCAAAACAATGATTCGCTTCATCGGAATGTTTCAGCCGTTCATGAGAGAAGTGGTAGAAATGATGTATTTAACAGAAACACCGGTTATTCTAAGTGGTCAGAAATATGAAGCTGAAATTGGAGCGGTGCCTGCAACATCCTATCAGGAGGGAATAAAGGCAACGTTGGGGTGGATGATGGGACCGGATCTAAAGGTAAGTAATGAGCGTGAAGTTACACCTCAATAG
- a CDS encoding TetR/AcrR family transcriptional regulator, whose product MSSHKSTSQELTKEMIVQQARTLFVEKGFHDVSMRSIAKQVGCTHGALYYHFKNKVELFNAIVKVDFTELNILLEDTVQGPGEDVVKLKNVFLCFIQFGLNNQSQYEFMFVARYAEVDSLSQEAAFLSYQKFAESVQALSSSRLAVKDVWSAFLALHGFVVHHRGFVKNFKEAKVSAESHVEFILKGLCN is encoded by the coding sequence ATGTCATCTCATAAATCAACATCTCAAGAATTAACAAAAGAGATGATTGTGCAACAGGCTCGTACCTTGTTCGTTGAAAAAGGTTTTCATGATGTTTCTATGCGAAGTATTGCTAAGCAGGTTGGCTGTACGCATGGTGCACTGTATTACCATTTTAAAAATAAAGTAGAATTATTTAATGCAATTGTCAAAGTTGATTTTACTGAACTGAACATTCTTTTAGAAGATACTGTTCAAGGTCCTGGAGAAGATGTAGTAAAGCTTAAAAATGTATTTCTTTGCTTTATCCAATTCGGCTTAAATAATCAAAGCCAATATGAATTCATGTTTGTCGCAAGATATGCTGAAGTAGATAGTCTATCGCAAGAGGCAGCCTTCCTTAGCTATCAAAAATTTGCCGAGTCGGTGCAAGCTTTGTCGAGCAGCAGGCTTGCGGTAAAAGATGTATGGTCTGCATTTTTAGCGCTTCATGGATTTGTTGTCCATCATCGTGGATTTGTTAAGAACTTTAAGGAAGCAAAAGTGTCAGCTGAATCGCATGTGGAGTTTATTCTAAAAGGCCTGTGCAATTAA